The genomic DNA GGAATCGACCCCAATGCGAGTCCGCGGCCGGGCGTGTGACCCCGGGATTTTCATCCGCTCCGGTGGTGGCATCGACGGATGGCCCCGACCCGTCGCGCCGCGCTCGCGGCGACCGCGACGCTCCTCTCGACAGCGGGCTGTGCTGTCAGGTCCGTCTCCGAGGGGACCGACCCGACCGGCGACGCGCGGGTCGGGCTCGCGGGCGACGTGATGCTCGGGCGGAGCGTCGACGAGCGCCACGACGACCGGCCCCCGGCGTCGGTGTGGGGGTCGATGCTGCCCGCGTTGGGGCGGCTCGATGGGACCATCGCCAACCTGGAGTGCTGTATCTCGGACCGGGGAGAGCGGTGGCCCGACAAGGTCTACTACTTCCGCGCGGGCCCGGAGTGGGCGCTGCCGGCGCTGGAGACCGCCGACGTCGCCGCCGTCAGCCTCGCCAACAACCACGCCCTCGACTTCGGGGCGACCGCGCTCCGGGACACCCTCGACGGGCTGGACCGGCGCGGCATCACGGCCGTCGGTGCCGGGGCGGACCGCAGCGCCGCGCTCACCCCGGCCGTCGTCGACATCGGTGGGGTCACCGTCGCCGTCATCGGCCTGACGGACCGGATGCCGGCCTTCGGTGCCGGCCCCGAGCGCCCGGGGACGGCCGTCGCGGCGCTGGCCGGCCGGAGCCGCCGGACGCGCCGCCTCGTCCGCGGACTGCTCCGGCGACCCGCGGTGGCGGCTGCGGACCTCGTCGTCGCCTCGCTCCACTGGGGCCCGAACTGGACGCTCGTCAAACACCCCGCGCGCCGTGCGTTCGCCCGGTGGCTCGTCGACGAGGGTGTGGATGTCGTCCACGGGCACAGCGCCCACGTCCCGCAGGGCATCGAGGTGTACGACGGCGCCCCCATCCTGTACGACTGCGGCGACCTCGTCGACGACTACGTCGTGAAGCCGGACCTGCACAACGACCGGAGCTTCCTGTTCGAACTCGTCGTCGAGGACGGCACCGTCGTCGCGGTCCGGCTGCATCCGGTCGAGATACGGCGGAGCACGGCCCACCGCGCGGAGGGGGCCGTGGCCCGCTGGCTCCGCGACCGGATGCGTGCGCTCTCGGCACGGTTCGGAACGAGCGTCCGTGCCGAGTCACGAGGAGGGGTGCTTCGGGTTCCGGTTCCCGGCGCGTGAAGCCGCGAGGAGGGTGGGGCTTCGAGGGGACGACCCGGCCTACCGCTCGATGGGCACCTCGATGAGCGAGAGGGCGTCGTCGTCGACCGCCGAGAGGGCATCCTCGAACCCATCGAGGGATCCGGCACGGGTCGCCTCGAGCCCGAAGCTCTCGGCGAACGCGACGAGGTCCGGGTTGCCGAGCTCGGTCCCGTAGTGTTCGCCGGTGTGCTCGGCCTGCTTCTCCGAGATGAGGCCGTAGTCGTCGTCACGCCAGACGACGGTGGTGAACGAGCAGCCCAGCCGTTTCGCCGTCTCCAGTTCCGCGGCGTTCATCAGGAACCCGCCGTCGCCGGTCCCGACCACGACGTTGGCATCGACGGCCAGGTCGGCCGCGAGGCCGCCCGGGACACCGATACCCATGCTCGCGAGGCCGTTGGAGATGACACAGCGTCCGGGCTCGAAGACGGGGAAGCGCCGGGCGATGGCCATCTTGTGGCTGCCCACGTCCGAGACGAGCACGTCCGCGTCGGTCATCGCCTCCCGGAGCAGCGGCAGGGTGTTCGCGACCGTCACGGGGTCGTCCGGCGACGGCCGGCGGGTCGCGTGCTCGTAGACCCGCTCGTGGGCGTCCACGCACCAGACGTCCCACGACCGCTCGACGGCGCCGGCCAGCCGCTCCAGTCCCGTTCCGGGGTCACAGACCAGTTCGACGTCGGGGTTGTAGTGGGTGTACACCTCCGCCGGCTCGCTGTCGAGATGGACGATGCGCTTCTCGCCGTCGGAGTTCCACCCCTCGGGGTCGTGCTCGGCGATGTCGTACCCGACCGCGAGGACGGTGTCGGCGGCGGCGACCGCCCCGCCGGCCTCGCCATCCGGCCCGGAATCCAGCGTCATCAGCGAGCGCTCGTCACGGTCCGGGAGCGCGCCCTTCGCCATGTACGTCGACACGACGGGGACGCCCGTCCGGTCGACGAAGGTCGCCAGCGCGCTCGCGGCGTCGGCCCGGACGGCGCCGTTGCCGGCGAGGACGAGCGGCTGGTCGGCCGATTCGAGCAGCGAGGCGGCCGCCGCCAGCGTCCCGTCGTCCGGCGCCGGACGCGCGACCGCCTCGCGGACCGGTAGCGGCTCGGCATCGGTCGGCTCGGCGGCCACGTCCTCCGGGAGTTCGAGGTGTGTCGCCCCGGGCTTCTCGTACTCGGCGACCTTGAACGCCTTCCGGACGGACTCGGCGACCGCGGTCCGGTCGGAGATCTGTGCGTTCCACTTCACCAGCGGCTCGAACGTGCCCACGATATCGAGCTTCTGGTGGCTCTCCTTGTGGAGCCGCTCGCGCCCGCCCTGCCCCGTGATGGCGACGAGCGGCGACTTGTCGAGTTGCGCGTCCGCGACGCCGGTCAGCAGGTTCGTCGCTCCGGGCCCGAGCGTGCCCAGACAGACGCCCGCCTCGCCGGTCAGCCGACCGTGGACGTCGGCCACGAAGGCCGCGCCCTGCTCGTGGCGGACCGGGACGAACGTCACCGACGAGTCCCGGATGGCGAACAGCAGGTCCTCCAGCTCCTCACCGGGAACGCCGAAGACGCGCTCGACGCCCTCGGCCTCCAGGCAGTCGGCGAGGCACTCGGCGACGGTCCGCTCGGGGTCGTCCATCGTCACGACCCGTCCGCCTCCAGACCGTGGTTGACGAAGACGGTCTTCCGGTTGACGAACTCGCGGATGCCGTGCCGCGAGAGCTCGCGCCCGTAGCCCGAGTCCCTGATGCCGCCGAACGGGAGCCGGGGGTCGGACTTGACGAACTCGTTGACGAAGCAGGCGCCGGCCTCGAACTCGCGGGCGAAGCGCTCCCCGCGGTCGAGGTCGCTCGTCCAGACGCTCGCGCCGAGCCCGAGGTCCGAATCGTTGGCGAGGTCGAGCGCCTCGGCACCGCTCTCGACCTCGAAGACCGCCGCGACCGGACCGAACGTCTCCTCGCAGGCCGCGGCCGCGTCGCGGGGCACGTCGGTCAGGACCGTCGGCGGGTAGAAGGCGCCCTCGCGGTCGAGCGGTTCGCCCCCCAGCGCCACCTCGGCACCCGCCTCGACCGACCGCTCGACCTGGTCGTGGAGCTCCTCCATGAGGTCCGGCCGGGCCATCGGCCCGATGTCGGTGGCCTCGTCGGTCGGGTCACCGACCGTCAGCGCGTCGAGCTTCTCGACCAGGCCGCCGACGAACGCGTCGTAGACGTCCGTGTGGACGACGAACCGCTTCGCCGCGATGCAGGACTGGCCGTTGTTCTGTGTGCGGGCGTAGACGGCCTTCTCGACGGTCTCCTCGAGCGGTGCGTCCGCCAGCACGACGAACGGGTCCGAGCCGCCGAGTTCCAGCACCGTCTTCTTCAGTTCGCTCCCCGCCCGCTCGGCGACCGCCCGGCCGGCCGGCTCGCTTCCGGTGAGTGTCACCGCGCGGACGCGGTCGTCGGCGATGATGTCGTTGGCCGTCCCCGAGCCCACGAGCAGCGTCTGGAAGGCGCCCTCCGGGACGCCCGCGTCGTGGAGCACCGCCTCGATGGCGAGGGCGCACCCGGGGACGTTGGAGGCGTGCTTCAGGAGGCCGACGTTGCCCGCCGCGAGGTTCGGCGCCGCGAACCGGAACACCTGCCAGAACGGGAAGTTCCATGGCATCACCGCCAGGACCGGACCCAGCGGCTCGTAGCTCACGAGCGAGTGGGCGTCGGCCTCGGTGCCGATGACCTCGTCGGCGAGCTGCTCGTCCGCGCGCTCGGCGTAGTACTCACAGACCCAGGCACACTTCTCGACCTCGGCCCGGGCCTGTTCGATGGGCTTGCCCATCTCGCGGGTCATCAGGTCGGCGTACTCGTCGGTCCGCTCCCGGAGGAGGTCCGCCGCGCGCTCCAGGTGCCCGCACCGCTCCTGTACGGTCCGCGCGCTCCACTCCTCGAACGTCGCCGTCGCCCGGTCGAGCGCCGCGTCCACCGCCGCCTCGGTCGGCTCCTCGTACGTCTCGATGCGGTCGCCTGTCGCCGGGTTCCGTGATTCCATCGTGGCGTCGAGTTCACCCTTGAGCCCCTAACGGTTTGCGGGCGTTCCAGTCGACCGGGCGAACACGCCGCTCGCGGACGGTGCGACCGGTACAGTGCCCGGTCACGCCACGGTCGGCCGGCACACCTTGACTCTCTGAGTCCATAATTATTTTATGGCCACAATATATCCAAAATATTCCGTTTATGAGGCCGGAGCCATCGCTATCGCCCGGATTAACGTACGAGGGCAGATATCTGCCACCGGCCCTGCCGCCGTACCGTGACCGAGCCGGAGCGGGTCGTGTGCGACCTCGAAACCGAGCGACGGGTCACGGGCGATGGGACTACGTGGGTCGCCCGTCTGCACCTCCGATGTGGCTGCACCGCCGACAGACCTCCGTGGGACCGTCCGGTTCTACCTGCTGGACCACGAGACCATCCTGGGCAAGGCCATCGACATCGCGCTCCTGGCGCTGAATCTGGTGTTCGTCGCCGTCCTGGTGGCGGAGACCTACCCGCTCGCGGACGACACCGCCGGCCTGCTCCGGAGGGCGGAGGTGGTCACCGCGCTGGTGTTCCTCGTCGAGTACGTTCTCCGGCTGTACGGCGCCGAGTCGCGGGTGGCGGAGGCGACGAACCCGTACACGGTGGCCGACCTGCTCGCCATCCTGCCGACGCTGGCCGTGCTGGTCGTGCCGGGCGTCGGCCTGAAACTCGCCGCCGAGGTCGGGTTCCTCCGGGCGCTCAGGGTGGTCCGGGTCCTCCGGTTCTACCGCTTCACCCGCGACGCCGAGTTCTTCTTCGGGACGGTCTCGGACAACACGCTGCGGGCGCTGAAGCTGCTGCTGACGGTACTGGTGGTCTTCTTCGTCTCGGCGGGCCTGTTCTACAGCGTCGAACACGCTGTCAACCCGGACGTGGACACCTTCGGCGACGCGTTCTACTACACCGTCGTCACGCTGTCGACGGTCGGCTTCGGGGACATCCTGCCGCGGACCGCTGCGGGCCGCTGGGTGACCGTCGCGTCGATCCTGGGCGCGGTCATCCTCATCCCGTGGCAGGGGAGTCGCATCGTCCGCGAGTGGGCCCGCCGCGACCGCGTGGACGTGACCTGTCCGGACTGCGGGTTGGCGGCCCACGACCGCGACGCCTCCCACTGCAAGGCCTGCGGCGCCGTCATCTACCAGGAGTACGAGGGGACGGACCGGTAGCCCGGGGACGCGGCCCCCGCCTCAGCCGGCGGCGGACGCCAGCCAGTCCATGAGCCCCCCGACGAGGTCGGGGTCGTACGTCCAGCAGCCGTAGAATCGACCGGGGGTCCGCTCCTCTGCGACCAGAGCGCATCGCTGTGCCCGCACGGGGCCGCCGTCGAACGCGAGGAACCAGAACCGGCCCACCCCGGGCAGGTCGCCGTGGTACGTGACCCGCGACACCTCGGGCGGCGCCCAGTCCTCGCGACCGTAGAGGTGGATGTCGAGGTCGGTCTCCGTCGCCAGGTGTCGATAGAGCGGCCACTGGTGTCGGAGCTTCGAGAACTCCTGGAAGCCGACGTGGAGGCTCCCAGCCCCCACGCGCTGGGCGCGGTCCTCGATCTCTCGGGAGGCGGTGAGGAGCTGTCGCCGTTCGAGCGACGCGAACAGGGTATCCTCGAGCAGCCCCAGGAGCGCTCGCTCGGCCCCAGGGAGCGTGGGGTCCACGGTGGGGTCCGGGACCGCGGGGTCGGCCAGCCGGTCGAGCGTGTCGAGGGCGGCCGACCCCACGAACCCCGCTCGGTCGTGGACCAGCAGGAACTCCGCCGGCCCGCCCGGTGGGATCACCTCGTGTTCGACGGTGGTGTTCCGGTCCGAGAGCTGGGTGACGATGCCCGACGGCGGCTCGGGGGCGTAGACCGTCACCGTCCGGTGGCGGTCCTCGACCGCCGCGAGGAACCCCTCCAGGTCCAGCTCATCCGGGAACTCGAGCCGGTTTGAGCGGGCGAACGCCTCCGGGGCCGGCGGGCCAGGTGGCGCCGCCTCGGCGGTGTTCTCGGCCTCGTGGCGGTACAGCCACTCGATGAGCTGTCGCGTCGGCGCCGACAGCGACGCGAGGGCGACGGCGCCGGTGTCCGGGTCGTACTCGACGAGTCCGGCATCCGCCAGCGCCGGGAGGTGGCGGTGGTGGAGTTCACTCCGGACCCGCTCGCGGTCGTCCCCGGTAGCCATCCCGCCGGCGTTCGCTGCGCGCCAGCCGACGACGACATCGGCCACGACATCGAGCGGCAGGCGCCGGCCGTCGAGGGCGTAGACCGTGAACCGGCAAACGGGGTTCCGGAGCGCCCGGAGCGTCCCGGGAGCGACCTCCATCTCTCCCGGACCGGTCGTCTCGCATTCGTCGTCCGGTTCGTTCATCAATCTAGCTTCGACTGTGGGGAGTTAGTACTTCGCGCCGATTCCCGGCAGGTGAGCGACGGGTGCACGACAGGTTCCAACAGCCAGGATTCCGGGGTAGACAGCCTCGACTGTCGGGTGCGTCGAGTGTGACCGGAGGTCCGGCAGGGCGGCGGCGCCCGGTCGGCCCAGTGAGGAAAGGGGGCTGGTTACTCGATGTGGCCTTCGCGGCGGAGCTGCTCGGCGTCCTGCTCGTCGTAGCGCCACTCCACGTTGGCCTTCTCGTCCTGCCAGTCCCACGGCTCGACGAGGACGACGTCGCCCTCGTTGATCCAGACCCGGTACTTCATGCGGCCGGGGATGCGGCCCATCCGGCTCTTTCCGTCCTGGCACTGCAGCCGGACGTGGTTGCCACCGTTGTGCTCGGTGACGACCGCGAACATCTCGTCGTCGTTGGGCATCCGGAGGTTCCGGCGCCCGCTCTCCTCGCTCATACAGATGGTAGGCCGCGTGGCCGTATAAGGCTCCTGATACGCGCGGTACCACGGGCCATACCGGCCACCCCCGGGGGAGGAGGCGAACCATCGGCTGGTGGCGATTGGAATCCGGGGTCAACAGGTGGCAGGGGGAGTTCCTCACGACCACGTCCTACCGATGCGTGGATGGCCCACCAACATTTATGACAGTCCCCCTGTTAATGACGCACATGAGTTACAAACAGCGACCAACCGGCGGGGAGGATGGGGCCCCGACGACGGTCGTGGGTGTCCTGCATCGTCTCGCAGAGCGGTTCCGTACGCACGTCGCGGAGTGGCCGTCCCGGTTCGTCCGGATGCAGGAGGACGCGCTCGGCGGCCTCGACCGCCGGTAGCTCACTCCTCGGCCAGCTTCACCGTCAGCACCGGCGCCGGCGACTTCCTGACGATCTCCTCGGTGACGCTCCCGATGAGGTAGTGGTCCAGCCCCGTGCGGCCGTGGGTGGCGAGGACGACCACGTCGACGGCGTGCTCGTCGACGTAGTCGAGGATACCGCTCGTCGGCGTCCCTTCCTGGACCACACGGTCGATATCGAGCCCGTCGTCCAGCCCCGCGACCGCCTCGTCGATGGCCTCGTTGGCCCGTTCACGCTCGCGCTCGGTCCAGGCCTCCGGCGCGAGCCCGCTGGACGGGCTCTCGAAGCGGTTGCGCGTGTCGATCACCGACAGGACGTGGACCGTCGCGTCGTACGTCGTCGCGAGTTCGTTCGCGTGCGTGACCGCCGCCCGGGTGCCCTCGCTCCCATCGGTCGGGAGCAGGATGTCGTCGTACATGCGTGGGCGTTCGACGGGCGCCCTCAAAACGCCCGTGATGGGCCTGTCGGGTGAGATGGAGCCGGTGCCAGGTGCCGGAGGACCCGCGGGCGGTCTACAGTCCGATGAAGCCGGCGCCGCCGGCGGCCATCAGGAACAGGGCGACGGAGATGATGGCGAACAGCCCGCCGACACCCTTCTTGATCGTCCCGGTGTCCAGTGCGTTCGAGACGTAGGGGGCGATCTGCCCGCCCGTCACCGTCGCGGGGACCGTCCAGACGACCATGTTCCACGGCGTGCTGGCGAGGCTCAGCGAGTGGCCCCCGACCAGCCCCCCGCCGAAGACGTGGACCAGCGACGCCAGGATGGCCGTCGCGGCCACGACGATGTGGTTCGTGCCGATGGCGACCCGGACGGGGACCTCCGTGCGGAGCATCGAGATGATGCCCAGCTCGCCCGAGCCGAAGCCGGCGAGCCCCTGGAAGGTGCCGCCGATGCTGTAGTTGGCGAACCGTTCGAGGTAGCCGCTCCGGGTGTAGCGGTAGTCGTCGCCCTCGCGGTCGACCCGGGTGACGTTGCCCTCGGCGTCCGTCTCGACGCCGGCAGGGCCGAGCTTGTCGTCGTCGTTGGGGAGGTCCTCGCGGACGCCACCGTCGGAGTGGGGCTCGCCACCGTCTGCGGCGGTGCCGGCCTCGGTGTCGTCGCCCGCCTCGTGTCCGTGTCCGAGGTCGGCCTTGAACAGCAGGTACGAGGCGGTCATCAGCGCCATCCCCAGTGCCAGGTGGAACAGCGGCTCCGGGATGATGAAGGAGAGCAACGCGCCCCCGACGACGAACGGGATGGAGCCGGCGACGATGGTGAGCGCGAGCCGTCGGTCGACCAGCCCGTACTGGATGAACGCGATGGCGGAGCTGGAGAGACCGAACGACTCGCTGATGAGCCCCACCTTCACGATGGTCTCGGGCTCGAGCGGCTGTGCGAGCAACGGGAAGATGAAGATGAGGAACGGCACGAACAGCGCCGAGCCGCTGATCCCCACCGTGTTGACGGTGGTCGCCCCGACGATGAAGAACAGGAACAGCCACCAGTACTCGAACCAGTACCCCGACTCGACGCTGCCGGTCGGGGCGAAGAAGTACACGCCCACGACGAACAGCACCGGCGCGAGGAAGACGAACACGTGCTGGTACTTCAGGAAGGACTTCTGTACCCGGCTGGAGGACGGTGTATCGATCATCGTTTCGTGACTACGACTCGGACTCCACGAGGAGAACGCGACTGGTCACACGGCACGACAGCGACGGCGTCGAGTAGGGAGTGCCCGGGACAGACTGCGGGCCTGGCGGCGCGGTCGACCGGGGCATCTAGGAGAACTCACCCAGGAGCGAGCGGCGGAACCGTTCGGCGGCGCGAGCGGTGGACGGGACCGTGGTCATGAGTAGGCGGCAGTAGGGTGGTCGATATAAAAAAGGCCTTCCGTTGCAACACGGCGTGTGGACCCGGCACACGGTCCAGTACCGACACTCCCGGCGACCGGTATCGGGACCATCCGACCCGAGCTACGGGCCGGCGCTCGGTCCAGGATACGTGGGGGGTGCGCGCTGGTCAATCGGCATGGCCGGGAGCGGCCTCGGTCCCCGGCGTTGGGGCATCGAGTGGTGCTTCGCCCGCCCCGGTACGCGTCCCCGGGAGGAGATGGAGGTAGTCGTCCAGATCGAGTGCGAACCGCTGGTCGGCCGCCCGCTCCGGCTGGAGCCAGCGGAAGGAGAACGTCTCGCCGACCTCCGCACCGCTGCCGGTGACCTCGTGGTCCCAGCGCTCGCGCGGTTCGTGGATGGTCACCTGGAAGAAGTGCCGGACGTACCACCGGTCGCCGTCGGCCGTGGCACGGCGATGCCAGCAGTCACTCGCCAGCTGGCGGATGTCGGACACCGCTCCGACGCCGGACTCCTCGGCGAGTTCCCTGAACGCCGCCTCCCGGGCCGTCTCTCCCGGGTCGACGGTGCCCTTCGGTACCTGGAGAGTCTCGTGCGACGGCCCCTCGAACACCAGCACCGCGCCGTCGGCACGCGTCGCGTAGACACACGATTTCTGAACGAATGTATCCCCCCGATCGATCATACCGAGGACTCGAGAACTACAGTAATGAACACTTCTCTACATACGTCCCGAGAATCTGGCCATATATCACGTTTCGATCTCGGTAGCCTCGCGAGGGCGCAGACACGCTCACGTCGACGACGAGGAGGCGTCGGACGACGACCCGGACGCGGGGGTCGAATCCTCGGGGTAGGACTGCCGGAGTTCCTCTTCGAACACCAGCCGCGTCACGTGCCCACAGTACGGACAGCGGAGCTCCGTCACCGCCTCGACGGTCCAGCCGTTGAGGACGCCGATCTCGCCACCACGGACCCGCTCCTCGAACGGGCGACCGCACTCGTCGCACTCGATCCCCGTCAGCTGGACGTAGGCGATGTTCTCGATGTCGAGCTGCTGTACCACGGGTGCGACCGTACCCGCTCGACCGGCATAAACCTCCGTCAGACGCCCGACACACGGACGGCACGGGCGTTCCGGGGTACGGTGGTCGGGGATCCCGCTCCCGGGTCGAGCGCGCGTGCGGGTGTCGCCGTCCCGTTTTGGGCCGTCTGGACGACGTATCGCTGGCCCACCATCGGGTCGAGCAGGCTGTCGACGGGCGCACGGTCGTCCCGGAGGACGGGCACGTCGTCCGTCCGCGGCGGCTCATCGCGGAGCGTCCGGACCTCGGCCGAGAGGTCGATGCCGATGTCGCGGCGCCCGTTCCGCTCCAGCAGCGTCTCCCGGTCGAGCCGCGTCCCGTTCCGGGTGGCCACGACCTGGATGTTCCCGACGAGCGAGCCACCGACCGTCGGGAACGTGTACACCTGCGGGAACACCTCCGACATGGTCCGGTACTCGGCGCGGTAGAACTTCGAGGCCGGGCCGGTCTCGGCGGAGATGACGTTCGCGTACAGCATCCCGTCGGCCGAGAGCCGGGACCGCGCCAGCTCGAAGAACTCCACCGTCGTCAGCTGGAACGGGACCTTGTCCTTCTTGTACGCGTCCAGCACGATGAGGTCGTAGGTGCGGTCCGTCTCGCGGAGGTAGCGCCGGCCGTCCTCCCGGTAGATGTTCAGTCGTGGGTGGGACTCGTTCACCGCGAAGTACTCCTTCGCCACCCGGACGACCTCGGGGTCGATCTCGACCACGTCGACGGTCGCGTCGTACTCCTCGAGGAAGCGCTTCGGGCCGGTGAACCCGCCCCCGCCGACGAACAGCACCCGGTCGATGTCGTCGGGGTCGTCGGCCAGCAGGTAGGGGAGGTGGAAGTAGCGGGTGTACTCGAAGACGTGCCGGGTTGGCCGGTCGACGTCCATCGCGCTGTGGCGCTGGTCGTCGAGGTACAGGGTCCGTGTGCCGTTGATCTCGCCCACCTCGAGTTCCTGGTACGCGGTCTGGGTCTCGTAGAGGACGCGCCCCTCGACACCGAAGCCGAAGGAGCCGCTCGTGGCCGCCAGGACGAGCAGCACCCCGACGCCGAGCGAGCGCGCCGTGAGCCCCGACACCGGCGGGTAGGTGAGGTAGACGGCCGTGCCGACGAGGAGCAGGCCGAAGACGAGGCCGATGTACTCCACCGAGAGCGACGGGATGAGGAGGAAGGTGGTGCCGAACGCGCCCAGGATGCTGCCGACGGTCCCGACGGCGTAGACGTGGCCGGAGGCCCGCCCCACGCCGTCGGCCTCGGCCAGCTCCGCGGCGTACGGGCTGATGTAGCCCAGCAGGTAGGTCGGCGGACCGAACAGGAGCGTGACGGCCGGGAGCGACGCGAACCGCGCCGGGAGCGGGAGTCCCGTGACCGCCGCCAGCATCAGGTCGCCCGCGAAGACGATGGCCGCGACGTACGCGGCGGTCGCCACCAGCGCCCACGCCATCCGCTCGGTGGAGGCGTGCTCGGCGGCGCGCTGGCCGCCGCGATGGTAGCCCAGCGAGAGCGCCGCGAGGAAGACCCCGATGATGGTCCCCCAGGTGTAGATGCTGCTCCCGAACTGGGGGGCGACGATACGTCCCGAGAGGATCTCCAGCCCCATGCTGGCCACCCCGGAGACGAACACCGCCACGCCCGGTTCGGTCACGGTCGGCAGGCGCCCGCGGAGCGTACTCATTCGTCCCGGATTGGAGGAGGGCCCGATTAAACGTTCCCCGCCCGCCGGCCGCGGACCCCAGCCGCCCTCTCCGGGTTCGGCGAAAGTCACTAACGGTCGCCACCCCTGGACAGTGTATGGCACGCGAACTCCCGAAACCGCCCGAGGCCGGCATCCTCAACGCGCTGCGGTTCGGGACACAGACGTTCCGCTTCCTGGAGGGGGTGCAATCGCGGTTCGAGGACATCGTCGCCGTCCCGGTCCCCGGGCGGGGCCCGCTCGTCATCGTCACCAACCCGTCGCTGGTCCACGAGGCGCTCTCGCGGCCCGAGGACTTCCCGCGCGTCCCGGCACAGGGGCCCTCGTCGATGATCGCC from Haloglomus litoreum includes the following:
- a CDS encoding spermidine synthase, with the protein product MSTLRGRLPTVTEPGVAVFVSGVASMGLEILSGRIVAPQFGSSIYTWGTIIGVFLAALSLGYHRGGQRAAEHASTERMAWALVATAAYVAAIVFAGDLMLAAVTGLPLPARFASLPAVTLLFGPPTYLLGYISPYAAELAEADGVGRASGHVYAVGTVGSILGAFGTTFLLIPSLSVEYIGLVFGLLLVGTAVYLTYPPVSGLTARSLGVGVLLVLAATSGSFGFGVEGRVLYETQTAYQELEVGEINGTRTLYLDDQRHSAMDVDRPTRHVFEYTRYFHLPYLLADDPDDIDRVLFVGGGGFTGPKRFLEEYDATVDVVEIDPEVVRVAKEYFAVNESHPRLNIYREDGRRYLRETDRTYDLIVLDAYKKDKVPFQLTTVEFFELARSRLSADGMLYANVISAETGPASKFYRAEYRTMSEVFPQVYTFPTVGGSLVGNIQVVATRNGTRLDRETLLERNGRRDIGIDLSAEVRTLRDEPPRTDDVPVLRDDRAPVDSLLDPMVGQRYVVQTAQNGTATPARALDPGAGSPTTVPRNARAVRVSGV